TAGGTGGATACGAAGGTTTCCACCATCCCGAGGATGAGCCCCCCCGCCAGTGCTCCCGGGAGGCTCCCCAGCCCCCCGATGACGGCGGCGATGTAAGCCTTGTTGGTCACCCAACCCATGGTGGGATAGACCAGGTACTTTATCCCCAGGAACACCCCCGCCACCCCGGCGAAGGCCCCCGCGAGAAGGAAGACTATCGCGATGAGCCTGTCGAGGTCCACCCCCATGAGGGAGCACATGGTCATGTCGCAGACACCGGCACGGATGGCGATGCCCGTCCGGGTCCGGCTGATGAAAAGGTGCAGCCCCAGGATCGCCAGGAGCGCGAAAAGGAAGGCCCCAACATCAAGGAGGCTGACGCTGCTGCCCCAAAGGGTCACCACCTGCCTCCCGAAGAATTCCGGAAAGGCGTAGAAGCGGGAGCCTATGGTGGCGTAGACCAGGTTCTCCAGGAAGACAGCGCACCCCATGGCGCTGATCATCAGGTAAAGGGACGGCGCCTTGCGCCTTCTAAGGCTCGAGTAGGCGAGCTTCTCGTTCAGCACGGCAATGATGCCCGCCCCGGCGACGCTGCCGGCCAGGACGAGGCCGAAGCCCAGGCTCAGCTTCGCGGCCAGGGCGAGCCCCACATAGGCGCCCAGCATTATTACAGCACCGTGGGCGAAGTTGCTGAAGTTCAGCACGCTGAAGACCAGCGAATAGCCGACGGCCATCAGGGCGTAGATGCCGCCGATGGAAAGACCTGTTATGAGCGTCTGTAGGAACACTTGCTTTTCACGCCACCCTTTTTGCCGACTAATCCACCGAGACGTATTTCTTGACGAACTTGAAGGTCCTGTTCGTCACGTCCACCTGCT
This genomic window from Thermovirga sp. contains:
- a CDS encoding branched-chain amino acid ABC transporter permease, whose translation is MFLQTLITGLSIGGIYALMAVGYSLVFSVLNFSNFAHGAVIMLGAYVGLALAAKLSLGFGLVLAGSVAGAGIIAVLNEKLAYSSLRRRKAPSLYLMISAMGCAVFLENLVYATIGSRFYAFPEFFGRQVVTLWGSSVSLLDVGAFLFALLAILGLHLFISRTRTGIAIRAGVCDMTMCSLMGVDLDRLIAIVFLLAGAFAGVAGVFLGIKYLVYPTMGWVTNKAYIAAVIGGLGSLPGALAGGLILGMVETFVSTYVSSVLRDVFSFTLLIAFLVWRPNGLMGIDSEDKV